AGGAGGCGGTGCCCTACCTCAAAGGACTTCCCCCCCGCTTGGGCTTTGCCGAGGCGCAAAGGATAGCCCAGGTTTTGGAAAGGAAGGTGAAGTGATGGAGGACGCGGCCTTGCGGGCTTACCTGGAGAAGGCCCGGACCATCGCCGTCCTGGGCGCCCACAAGGACCCTTCCCGCCCCGCCCACTACGTGCCCAGGTACCTGTGGGAGAGGGGCTACCGCATCCTGCCCGTAAACCCCCGCTTCGCCGGGGAGGTGCTCTTTGGGGAAAAGGTGGCGGCGAGCCTAGGGGAGCTTTCGGAGGGCGTGGACCTTCTGGACGTCTTCCGCCCCCCTTCCGCCCTCATGGGGCACCTGGAGGAAATCCTGGCCCTGAGGCCCGGCCTCGTCTGGCTCCAGTCCGGCATCCGCCACCCGGCCTTTGAGGAGGCCCTGAAGGGGGCCGGCATACCCGTGGTGGCGGACCGCTGCCTCATGGTGGAGCACAAGCGCCTCTTTAGGGGCCCCATTCCCTTGCCGTGAGGCTTCAGGAGGTCCTCCTCGCCTGGTACCGGGAAAACGCCCGCTCCCTGCCCTGGCGGGGGGAGAAGGACCCCTACCGCATCCTGGTTTCCGAGGTCCTCCTGCAACAGACCCGGGTGGCCCAGGCCATCCCCTACTACCACCGCTTTTTGGCCCGTTTCCCCACCCTAAAGGCCTTGCGGGAAGCGCCTTTGGAGGAGGTCCTCAAGGCGTGGCAGGGGGCAGGGTATTACCGCCGGGCGGAGAACCTTCACCGCTTGGCCCAAGCGGTGGAGGCCCTTCCCAAAAGCTTCGCCGAGCTCCAGAAGCTTCCCGGCCTAGGCCCCTACACGGCGGCGGCGGTGGCCTCCCTGGCCTTTGGGGAGCGGGTGGCGGCGGTGGACGGGAACGTGCGCCGGGTGCTCTCCCGCCTCTTCGCCCGGGAAAGCCCTTCCCCAAAGGAGCTCTTGGCCCTGGCGGGGGGGCTTCTCCCCGAGGGGGAGGACCCCGGGGAGTGGAACCAGGCCCTCATGGAGCTTGGGGCCACGGTCTGCCTTCCCCGGAAACCCCTTTGCCCCGCCTGCCCCCTAAAGGCCTTCTGCCAGGGCCAGGGGGCTTGGGAGCGCTACCCGAGGCCGAGGCGGCGGGAAGTGCCGGAGGAGCGGCTTGCCGCCTTGGTCCTTTGGGGCGAAGGGGGCGTCTATTTGGAGCGGCTTTCGGGGCGTTTCCGGGGGCTTTACGGGGTCCCCCTTTTCCCGGAGGAGGAGCTTGGGGCTAGGGCCCAGGCCTTTGGCGTGGCCCCCCGGTACCTCGCCGAGGTGCGCCACGCCCTCACCCACCGGCGGCTTCGGGTAAAGGTCTACGGGGCCCTTTGGGAAGGGGTGGGGGAGGACCCCAAGGCGAGGCCCCTACCCAAGCTCGTGGAGAAGGTGCTGGGCAAGGCGCTTCCCCTCCTCGCTCATGCGGGCGTAGTCCCCTTCCCCGACGCAAAGCCCCACGGCGTAGAGCCCCGCTAGGCGCTTGAGCCGGAAGGTTTCCGCTTCCCACTCCTCCGGGTGGAAGGCGTGGTAGCGCACCCGGTAGCCGGGGGTGGTGGGGGTTTCCGGGACCGCGCCCTCCCTTTCCACGAAGCGGAAGCCCAGGGCCCTAAGCGCCTCAAAGAGGTCGGGGTAGCTGGCCTCGGAGAGCCTTCCCGCCTCCTCCTCCACCTCCCCCAGGAAAAGCCGGGCCCCGAGGAAGCTTCCCACGGCGAGGACCACCCGCTCGGCCAGGGCCGGGGGGCCCTCCCAGGTCCGCACCCCCACCGCCCGCCCTCCCTCCAGGAGGAGGTCCGTGGCCGTGGCCTGGAAGAGGTGGAGGCGGGGTTCGGCCTCGAGGAGGTACTTGGCCCGGGCGTGGAAGGCCCAGACCCGCTCGTCCTTAGGGTCGTAGGCCTTTTCCAGGAGGCTTTCTGGGGGAAAAGGGGGCTTTGGGGGAAGGAAGGGCATCATCACCGAGTCCAGGCTCTGGGTGAGGAGGCCCACCTCCACCCCGGCCCGGGCCAGGTGCCAGGCGGCCTCGGCCCCGGCGAACCCCGCCCCCACGATGAGAACCTGATAGCGGCGCATGGCTCAACAA
The window above is part of the Thermus hydrothermalis genome. Proteins encoded here:
- a CDS encoding FAD-dependent oxidoreductase, whose product is MRRYQVLIVGAGFAGAEAAWHLARAGVEVGLLTQSLDSVMMPFLPPKPPFPPESLLEKAYDPKDERVWAFHARAKYLLEAEPRLHLFQATATDLLLEGGRAVGVRTWEGPPALAERVVLAVGSFLGARLFLGEVEEEAGRLSEASYPDLFEALRALGFRFVEREGAVPETPTTPGYRVRYHAFHPEEWEAETFRLKRLAGLYAVGLCVGEGDYARMSEEGKRLAQHLLHELG
- a CDS encoding A/G-specific adenine glycosylase, with the protein product MRLQEVLLAWYRENARSLPWRGEKDPYRILVSEVLLQQTRVAQAIPYYHRFLARFPTLKALREAPLEEVLKAWQGAGYYRRAENLHRLAQAVEALPKSFAELQKLPGLGPYTAAAVASLAFGERVAAVDGNVRRVLSRLFARESPSPKELLALAGGLLPEGEDPGEWNQALMELGATVCLPRKPLCPACPLKAFCQGQGAWERYPRPRRREVPEERLAALVLWGEGGVYLERLSGRFRGLYGVPLFPEEELGARAQAFGVAPRYLAEVRHALTHRRLRVKVYGALWEGVGEDPKARPLPKLVEKVLGKALPLLAHAGVVPFPDAKPHGVEPR
- a CDS encoding CoA-binding protein, which codes for MEDAALRAYLEKARTIAVLGAHKDPSRPAHYVPRYLWERGYRILPVNPRFAGEVLFGEKVAASLGELSEGVDLLDVFRPPSALMGHLEEILALRPGLVWLQSGIRHPAFEEALKGAGIPVVADRCLMVEHKRLFRGPIPLP